A genomic stretch from Chitinophaga agri includes:
- a CDS encoding ferredoxin--NADP reductase produces MADQWYKGLVTRIVQETHNTRRFWIQVPEMEQFNFKAGQFVTLDLPIHEQKNKRWRSYSIASPPDGSNVIELVIVLLEGGAGTNYLFNHVGEGSELILKGPLGHFTLPEQLDKDLFFICTGTGIAPFRSMAQYIKAHDLPHPPIHLIYGCRQQCDLLYAAEMWELEKELTDFHYTPTLSRDENGWLGRKGYVHLIYEELAKNQPAHFFLCGWKNMIDEAKHRILALGYDRHDIHQELYG; encoded by the coding sequence ATGGCGGACCAATGGTATAAGGGACTGGTGACCCGTATCGTACAGGAAACCCATAACACCCGCCGGTTCTGGATACAGGTACCGGAAATGGAGCAATTCAACTTTAAGGCAGGGCAGTTCGTAACCCTTGATCTTCCCATACATGAACAAAAGAATAAACGGTGGCGCAGTTATTCCATTGCATCCCCCCCTGACGGCAGCAATGTCATTGAGCTCGTGATCGTATTGCTGGAAGGAGGCGCGGGCACCAATTACCTGTTCAATCACGTGGGGGAGGGGAGTGAGCTTATATTAAAAGGGCCATTGGGCCATTTTACCCTACCGGAACAGCTGGACAAGGACCTGTTCTTTATCTGCACAGGTACAGGCATCGCTCCCTTCCGGTCAATGGCACAATATATTAAAGCGCATGACCTGCCGCATCCCCCGATCCATCTGATCTATGGATGCCGGCAGCAGTGTGATCTGTTATATGCTGCTGAGATGTGGGAGCTGGAAAAAGAGTTGACGGATTTTCATTATACGCCCACACTGTCAAGGGATGAAAACGGCTGGCTGGGCAGGAAAGGGTACGTGCATCTCATCTACGAAGAACTGGCCAAAAACCAGCCGGCGCATTTCTTCCTATGCGGCTGGAAGAATATGATCGATGAGGCAAAACACCGGATCCTGGCGCTGGGTTATGACAGGCATGATATTCACCAGGAGCTGTACGGCTGA
- a CDS encoding glycine--tRNA ligase: MATDQNKFQAIISHCKEYGFVFQSSEIYDGLSAVYDYGQNGAQLKKNIRDYWWKSMTQMHENIVGIDSAIFMHPTIWKASGHVDGFSDPMIDNKDSKKRYRVDHLIEAHAETLPEGNRDELIAKMNELLAADDLAGLKTLIETYKIKCSVSNTANWTEVRQFNLMFSTQVGSVAEDASEIYLRPETAQGIFVNFLNVQKTGRMKIPFGIAQVGKAFRNEIVARQFIFRMREFEQMEMQFFVRPGTQKEWFAYWKEERLKWHKSLGIDPNKYRFHVHDKLAFYADAAEDIEYEFPIGFKEVEGIHSRTDHDLSRHQEFSRKKMQYFDTEINQNYIPYVIETSIGLDRMFLLTICDAYYEEDLTKDGKEDSRVVMKLPAKLAPVKLAIFPLTKKDGLPELAKELMDKCKPAFHCFYEEKDAIGKRYRRQDAIGTPFCVTIDHQTKEDNTVTIRYRDSMEQERVPMDKVKEIVLNKINE; the protein is encoded by the coding sequence ATGGCTACAGATCAGAACAAATTCCAGGCGATTATCTCGCATTGTAAAGAATACGGCTTCGTATTTCAGTCCAGTGAAATTTATGATGGCTTAAGCGCTGTCTATGATTACGGCCAGAACGGAGCACAGTTGAAGAAGAATATCCGCGATTACTGGTGGAAAAGCATGACCCAGATGCACGAAAACATCGTGGGGATTGACTCTGCCATCTTCATGCACCCAACTATCTGGAAGGCATCCGGACACGTAGATGGATTCAGTGATCCAATGATCGATAACAAGGATAGCAAAAAACGCTATCGTGTAGACCACCTGATCGAAGCGCATGCTGAGACCCTGCCAGAGGGTAACAGGGATGAGCTGATCGCTAAAATGAATGAATTACTGGCAGCGGATGACCTGGCAGGTCTGAAAACGCTGATCGAAACTTATAAAATCAAATGTAGCGTTAGCAACACTGCTAACTGGACAGAGGTGCGTCAGTTCAACCTGATGTTCTCCACACAGGTGGGTAGCGTAGCAGAAGATGCAAGTGAAATATACCTGCGTCCGGAAACGGCTCAGGGTATCTTTGTAAACTTCCTGAACGTGCAGAAAACCGGTCGTATGAAGATACCTTTTGGTATCGCACAGGTAGGTAAGGCTTTCCGTAACGAGATCGTAGCCCGTCAGTTCATCTTCCGTATGCGTGAATTTGAGCAGATGGAAATGCAGTTCTTCGTGCGCCCTGGCACCCAGAAAGAGTGGTTTGCATACTGGAAGGAAGAGCGTCTGAAATGGCATAAGAGCTTAGGCATCGATCCGAATAAGTACAGATTCCATGTGCATGATAAACTGGCATTCTATGCGGATGCTGCGGAGGATATTGAATACGAATTCCCTATCGGTTTCAAAGAGGTAGAAGGTATTCACAGCCGTACAGATCATGACCTGAGCAGACACCAGGAGTTCAGCAGAAAGAAAATGCAGTACTTCGATACAGAAATTAACCAGAACTACATTCCTTACGTGATAGAAACCTCTATCGGTCTGGATCGTATGTTCCTGTTAACCATCTGTGATGCTTACTACGAAGAAGATCTGACCAAGGATGGCAAAGAAGACAGCCGTGTAGTAATGAAGCTGCCTGCGAAGCTGGCCCCTGTTAAACTGGCTATCTTCCCACTGACTAAGAAAGACGGTCTGCCTGAACTCGCAAAGGAACTGATGGATAAATGTAAACCAGCATTCCATTGCTTCTACGAAGAGAAAGATGCTATCGGTAAGCGTTACCGCCGTCAGGATGCTATTGGCACACCATTCTGCGTAACCATCGATCACCAGACCAAGGAAGACAATACTGTTACCATCCGTTACCGCGATAGTATGGAACAGGAAAGAGTGCCAATGGATAAAGTGAAAGAGATCGTGCTGAATAAGATCAACGAATAG